One Rhinolophus ferrumequinum isolate MPI-CBG mRhiFer1 chromosome 10, mRhiFer1_v1.p, whole genome shotgun sequence genomic window, GTTCAGGCCTGCTCTACAAATGATTCATTTCAGCCCCAGGGCCCCAGCCTCACCTTCTCTGGAGATAACTGCAGCACCAGGGGATGGAGAGTCATGGGGACCCTGCTAGGCCTTGGTGCAGTGTTGGCCTATCATAACCACCGTTGCAGGGtaagtggggaaggaagggacttCACTGTCAGACCAACAGGACCCTTCTGAGCTCCCTACCACAGAGCCCACAGTGACACTGTCTTCATGCATAGTAGAGATGAAATCTGATACCTCCATTTCCTAGTGGCCACACTTTGTGATGTGGCTCAAGGTAAGCTACAGTGATTTCTTCTTAATATTCTGTTCCCTTTTGCCTCACCCCTGCCCTTCCTGCAGGCTGCTCAGGAGTCACCACGCATATACACaagggaggaagtaaaattgcACAGGAGCCCCGAGACTAGGATCTGGGTGACTCTGGGCTCTGAGGTCTTCGATGTCACAGAATTTGTGGACTTACATCCAGGGGGGTCATCAAAGTTGATGCTAGCAGCTGGGGGTCCTCTAGAGCCCTTCTGGGCCCTCTATGCCATTCACAACCAGTCCCATGTGCGTGAGATACTGGCTCAGTACAAGATCGGGGAGCTGAGCCCTGAAGACAAGGTGCCCTCCACCTTGGAGACCTCTGACCCTTACGCTGATGATCCTGTACGTCACCCAGCCCTGAAGGTCAACAGCCAGCGCCCCTTTAATGCAGAGCCCCCCCCTGAGCTGCTGACGGAAAACTACATCACACCCAATCCTATCTTCTTCACCCGGAACCATCTGCCTGTACCTAACTTGGACCCAGACACCTATCGCCTGCATATAGTAGGGCCTGGGGGTAAATCACTGTCTCTGTCCCTGCATGACTTGTACCAGTTCCCCAAGCATGAGATCACAGTCACTCTGCAGTGTGCTGGCAACCGGCGCTCTGAGATGAGTCAGTTAAAAGAAGTAAGAGGTCTGGAATGGAGTACAGGGGCCATTAGCACTGCACACTGGGCTGGGGCACGACTATGTGATGTGCTAGCCAAGGCTGGTCACCAACTCTGTGAAACTGAAGCCCATGTCTGCTTTGAGGGGCTGGACTCAGACTCCACAGGGACTGCTTATGGAGCATCCATCCCTCTGGCTCGGGCCATGGATCCTGAAGCTGAGGTCCTGTTGGCATATGAGATGAATGGGCAGCCTCTGCCTCGTGACCATGGCTTCCCTGTGCGAGTGATAGTTCCTGGTGTGGTGGGTGCCCGCCATGTCAAATGGCTGGGCAAAGTGAGTGTGGAACCAGAGGAAAGCTACAGCCACTGGCAGCGGCGAGATTACAAAGGCTTCTCTCCATCTGTGGACTGGGACACTGTAGATTTTGACTCGGCTCCATCTATTCAGGAACTCCCTGTCCAGTCAGCCATCACAGAGCCCAAGGATGGGGAGACGGTAGAGTCAGGGGAAGTGACTGTCAAGGGCTATGCATGGAGTGGTGGTGGAAGGGCTGTTATCAGGGTGGATGTGTCCCTGGATGGAGGCCTAACCTGGCAGGTGGCTGAGCTGGATGGAGAAGAACAGCGCCCCAGAAAGGCCTGGGCCTGGCGGCTATGGCAGCTGCAAGCCCCTGTGCCAGCTGGGAAAAAGGAATTGAATATTATTTGTAAGGCTGTAGATGATAGCTACAACGTTCAGCCAGACACTGTGGCCCCAATCTGGAACCTGCGAGGTGTGCTCAGCAATGCCTGGCATCGTGTCCATGTTCGTGTTGCTCCATGAGGTGAAATGGAACCATCTACTCCCCCAAACCACTTTCTCAACCCCTTTCCACACTCATCCTTTAGCCTCATTACCACAGAAAAcctttccctccatctctccacTTCTTAGATCACTGTCCTGTACTATGCCTTCCTAAGCCATACCCAGATACACATTGCACATTTCCAAACAAGCACTACCCTCCTTTGACACTGTTACATACCTCTTCTGGCCAGTGACCCTATGCCAGGTGGTGAGAACCGTTGGAGTAAGGGGCTAGAAGTGGGAATAGTAATTCTGGAAACAAACACTATTTTCTCTTCCTACCCTACCTCTACTTCTAATCCCTATTACCACTAAGgcctcattttgcttttcttggaATGTTTAGAGAATGTGTGGATATGTGTAAAAAAGGTGTATATGCAACTTTCGATTGCCTCTCTGGGTTGTCAGGTTGTGAAGGATGCAACCCTCTTTtatacttccttttaaaaatatatcaataaagcaTGTTTAAGACTACAactctactaaaaaaaaaaaaagattataacttTTGGGACCTCCTGAGGCTGGGAGCGAGCATGTTGCAGGAGGAAGGTCTGGTACTGGGATGTGTAGTGAGATCATCCAAAACCaggtgaagggaagggagaaaggaaacaggTGCAGAGAAGTCAAGTAGAGAGGTCTTCCTTCTCTTAA contains:
- the SUOX gene encoding sulfite oxidase, mitochondrial, whose product is MLLLHRAVVLGLRQNCRFKSPPSKLCVQACSTNDSFQPQGPSLTFSGDNCSTRGWRVMGTLLGLGAVLAYHNHRCRAAQESPRIYTREEVKLHRSPETRIWVTLGSEVFDVTEFVDLHPGGSSKLMLAAGGPLEPFWALYAIHNQSHVREILAQYKIGELSPEDKVPSTLETSDPYADDPVRHPALKVNSQRPFNAEPPPELLTENYITPNPIFFTRNHLPVPNLDPDTYRLHIVGPGGKSLSLSLHDLYQFPKHEITVTLQCAGNRRSEMSQLKEVRGLEWSTGAISTAHWAGARLCDVLAKAGHQLCETEAHVCFEGLDSDSTGTAYGASIPLARAMDPEAEVLLAYEMNGQPLPRDHGFPVRVIVPGVVGARHVKWLGKVSVEPEESYSHWQRRDYKGFSPSVDWDTVDFDSAPSIQELPVQSAITEPKDGETVESGEVTVKGYAWSGGGRAVIRVDVSLDGGLTWQVAELDGEEQRPRKAWAWRLWQLQAPVPAGKKELNIICKAVDDSYNVQPDTVAPIWNLRGVLSNAWHRVHVRVAP